A region from the Aegilops tauschii subsp. strangulata cultivar AL8/78 chromosome 5, Aet v6.0, whole genome shotgun sequence genome encodes:
- the LOC141022213 gene encoding uncharacterized protein: MLSLAWTRRGDAEAPPTPTPTWGGCSLHGLDIEVVREKDTVPGGNGNGLVAIPSYFWGARLAKRQDGGFPLYTGYSAARALVGKGAGAMADLRRLSREAEDMLAEMFASISSDGGGDAARPRVVQLRLSPELALWKSTQHAIGNVLPTKGAGLVQATPQVLALLGAADWPENALSGSGMANLLIGASDVRTLFSNYVVDMAFYYEHGYHKVFPSFSHLLRDGLADARSLRTPGGQQRREAVAIGASYIRAKIALEAAHRTLLKDRSGQMDRHAAQVMSLCESSILGMGAEAIARGFDVGAVTSDLVFSSPGTDVIDVGSDLVNSEVMNSFLNVADIAATGVVSETALRAIYDAYAATGARMYTQRWHEPVARMCITLYTWHLHNDRHMFLRRALLGWPKARKSPARPQREADFDEVFDTDFHTTGFSRPLDAEYACNGEETCDHVRRFLKVKGDQDHLLAALWSSIVTGPLEYVRKGEVDEQREKHLIESSRLQMVQLFSKGLIDEMVWLVAHASHHAWQVNYLFEAAMFGSILDGGELIGKLDRAE; encoded by the coding sequence ATGTTGAGTCTCGCTTGGACTCGTCGCGGCGACGCGGAGGCACCACCCACCCCAACCCCAACCTGGGGTGGCTGCTCTCTCCACGGACTCGACATTGAGGTGGTGAGGGAGAAGGACACTGTCCCTGGCGGCAACGGCAACGGGCTAGTTGCAATCCCTTCGTATTTTTGGGGCGCCCGGCTGGCGAAGCGGCAAGATGGAGGCTTCCCCTTGTACACGGGCTACTCGGCGGCGAGGGCCTTGGTCGGCAAGGGGGCGGGGGCCATGGCGGATCTGAGAAGGCTGTCTCGCGAGGCGGAAGACATGCTGGCGGAGATGTTTGCTAGCATTAGCAGTGATGGCGGAGGCGACGCGGCACGGCCCAGGGTGGTGCAACTGCGACTGTCGCCGGAGCTGGCGCTGTGGAAAAGCACGCAGCACGCAATCGGCAACGTGTTGCCCACTAAGGGCGCCGGGCTGGTCCAAGCCACGCCGCAGGTTCTCGCCTTGCTGGGCGCCGCCGACTGGCCTGAGAACGCCCTATCTGGTAGCGGCATGGCGAACCTGCTGATTGGCGCCTCCGACGTGCGCACCCTCTTCTCCAACTACGTGGTGGACATGGCATTTTATTACGAGCACGGGTACCACAAGGTGTTCCCCTCCTTCAGCCACCTCCTGCGCGACGGGCTCGCCGACGCCCGCTCGCTACGAACCCCTGGTGGCCAGCAGCGACGCGAGGCCGTCGCCATCGGCGCGTCCTACATCCGAGCCAAGATCGCATTGGAGGCGGCGCACAGGACGCTCCTCAAGGACCGGTCGGGGCAGATGGACCGCCACGCCGCCCAGGTCATGTCCCTGTGCGAGAGCAGCATCCTCGGCATGGGGGCTGAGGCCATAGCCCGGGGCTTCGATGTCGGCGCCGTCACGAGCGACCTCGTCTTCAGCTCGCCCGGCACCGATGTCATCGATGTGGGCAGTGACCTGGTAAACTCCGAGGTCATGAACTCGTTCCTCAACGTGGCCGACATCGCCGCCACAGGCGTGGTGAGCGAGACGGCGCTGCGGGCCATCTACGACGCCTACGCTGCCACGGGAGCTCGGATGTACACTCAGAGGTGGCACGAGCCTGTGGCCCGGATGTGCATCACCTTGTACACTTGGCACCTGCACAACGACCGGCACATGTTCCTCCGCCGTGCCCTCCTAGGATGGCCCAAGGCCCGCAAGTCCCCGGCGCGGCCCCAGCGAGAGGCCGACTTCGACGAGGTCTTCGACACCGACTTTCATACCACCGGCTTCAGCAGGCCCCTTGACGCTGAGTATGCCTGCAATGGGGAAGAAACCTGCGACCACGTCCGGCGCTTCCTCAAAGTAAAAGGAGACCAAGACCACCTGCTGGCCGCCCTTTGGTCGTCCATTGTCACCGGTCCGCTGGAGTACGTCCGGAAGGGCGAGGTGGACGAGCAGCGTGAGAAACACCTCATTGAATCCTCGCGCCTGCAAATGGTCCAGCTCTTCTCCAAGGGCCTCATCGACGAAATGGTTTGGCTCGTCGCCCATGCAAGCCACCATGCCTGGCAGGTGAACTATCTGTTTGAGGCCGCCATGTTTGGCAGCATACTGGACGGGGGCGAGTTGATAGGCAAGCTCGATCGGGCGGAATAG